The region TAGTCAAGACTGACAGATCACCACAGCCCAGAGTTCTTTTGAAATGTTTATTaaaaacaatgaaatacaacataTAAAATAATATATACAAACACtacaaataataaacaataagATATTCTCTGAAATTAAAGATATGTAAAAAACTATAAACTGTTGCACAATATAATGACCTCTGTACTCTCTACCTTACATATATTTCACATAATTGATTATATCTATTCATAAATACTTTTGCTTGACGTTGTATAAGTGATCatccatgcccacagttcacccTCAAGTATTTATCTTTAAATGCTACTCTGTAGCTTTCAATGACGTTGCTGATAAATTACCTGGGAAATAACTTGGAATGAATTAGAGTTCTGTTTTAAACTTCGCACAAGTTGTTAAAGATTGTCCTGGGCACTTCTTGCTTAATATTACAAAAATCACACTCATGACAGCTTGATTACTGCAACTGTTTGCCTACCATGTGGACACATACTGCTTAAGAATGGGATGTTAGATGACTAACCATCGCACAACAAATAAACCTTGATAGGGAAAAATAGAGTTTATTAATATTATGAAAAATTACAAATCATTTTCATTGTGATATTTTTTCTATTTTCACAAGTCTGTTGGGAAGAGGAGCGGGTACAGTCTGTAATTTATGGCAGacagcacaggatcaggaaaagctgcaggaagttgcaaaCTCATTCAGTTGCATGATGGGCattagcctctccagcatcgaggacatcttcaagagattctgaatggacaatgaacccatatacacttgctcaatattttttgctctctttttacactacttatttaatttatatatatatatatatatacatatatatacactactgtaatttatagattttattatttattgcaatataCTACTGCCGCAAAGCAAAAAATTCCATgacttatgccagtgatactaagcctgattctgattctaacaatgatgaaatggcagggctCGAAGAAGAGCTTGTGTTTGGTCTTCAGGACTTGCCCTCAGATTACCTCCTATTTGAAAAGGTCCATAACTCGACATCGGTTCCACACAATGTACTGGAATAGTTTCTGATCATTTTAGTTGATTTTGGGCCGACATAATTTCAGCATTGCTTGCTGAAGGAATGGAGTGAGACAGGCTTTCCCTGAGCATATAGTTGGTCATTTTGACCTGTAGCTTGATGAGAGTTTAGTCCCAACAACAAGAAGCAAAGCCACAAATAAAAGAAGGCCATATTTAAATATGTGGAATTGGACTAAAAATCTCAAGACTGAAAAACAAAGTTCtcaaacagaatcaatgagagagACAAAGAGATAACATGGAGGTTAGCTGTTATAGTCGTGCACAGTCCTGCTAGGAATCTGTTCCAGCGTCTGCACCCCGTCCCCTGCCCTTTTGTCTTCCCATCAGGGGTCACATTTGCAATAAATGAAATTCACTCTAGctccaaatgctgaaaatctgaaataaaaacaagagCAGGAAATCGGAACTACTGCTGGAGAACGGAGTATAACTCCTTCAAGACTGCCATCACAGGAGgaaagtggcaatgaattcaacagtttTAATGAAATCTCCTGGACTTGAaatatctgcagtttcttttccCACCGATGCTATCTAAGCTGCTCAAGATTTCATTCTCAGCATTTGGTTTTAAGTCTATTTTGCAGGCTGGGCTTTATGAATATTCTATTGCAAACAGGTTCCCCACAGTTTAAGTACGTTAGGTGAAGATAATCTTGGGGACACAGAACCTGAGTTAATGCTGCACACTTTACTCCTGCAGAGATATGCTCCGTTTACCATAGTGAGTATCTTCTGTGATTCTAAGAGGTTTTCACTGAGTCTGTTTCAATGGATCACAGTCCATTTAGTGCATACATAGTAGGAGTATTGATTTGCATTCAACAATAATGTCTCCCGATTCAAACAGACAATTTAGCTGTCAGTGTAAGACCCCAGCATGAGTGGCTGCAATTTGGAAATGCGATaacaaataacaaataaaactCGACCAGTTTTAGCTCTGCAGACTTTATTTCTACCGGGGAGACACAGACTTAACTTATCGCCCCTAACGGAAATGCTCTTTCATCCACTGCATATTCAAGGTCTAAGCTCACCTTCCCCAATGTGGATGTCATTCCATATAAAAATAAacaatgcattttggaaggacaaaccagaagactgagtacaggactaatggtcagttacttaagagtgtggatgaacaaagggaccttggggttcaaatccatacatccctcaaggtcgctgcaaaggttgatagggtagttaagaaggcctatgggatgctaggcttcattaacagggggattgagttcaagagtagagaggtcatgttgcactctacaaatctctggtgagatgtggaagctatggtgagggtgcagaggagatttaccagcatgttgcctggtttggagaacaagtcatatgaagcaaggttagcagagctgggacttttctctttggagcgtagaagaatgagaggggacttgatagaggtctacaagattatgagaggcatagatagggtggatagtcagtacctgtttctcagggcaacaatagcaaacaccagagggcataggtacaaaattaagggagggaagtttaggggggacatcaggggtaagttttttacacagagggtgctgagtgcctggaatgacttgccagggatggtggtggtggctaaaacattaggggtatttaagagcctcttggacaggcacatggatgaaagaaaaatggagggttatggggtagtgtgggcctagtactttttttaaggattatatgggtcggcacaacatggagggctgaagggcctgtactgtgctgtaatgttccgtgGTTCTATTGTCTGCTCCTCACCCAAAACTTTGCAAATGCTTCAGAAACACCAAGCAACTCCCCAGCACAACGAGTCTCTTCAGCATCTAGTTACAGGGATTTGACCACCACAACATGCTGGTGAATGTTGAAAGTTGCGCCTCCCTGCTCAGATACTGATACTTCACAACCGGCTGTTCCTGTTGTGATGAATGGGCTCCAGTGTGGGCAGTAGCAGTCCTTCGCAAACTGATTTCCAAAACTGCCTCCCATAGACCTTTAACTTAAAGGGACTAAAAGAGAAGCTGTCAGAAATCAGAAATACTGATTGGGCAATGTAACAATTgtgttttaaattttaaatgtCTGAAGATTTAATTGCACAATAATAACTTAGACACTTTTGAGGTTTAGATGCTACTATGATAAACCTGGTGAGCTGACTAGCCTGTCTCTACTCCAGATTCTAGGGCATCTGTCAGACAGCCTCTGCCGTGGTCCGGGTTCTATGCATTACACAATGCCGAGTGGACGTTACTTGTGCAAAATCCTGATCAGGGCAATATAGAGAGGACAAGGAGAAATCAAGTGCGCCGCAGCTACCAACCTTTCTGCTCAAATTGCTTCACAGTGGCCTTACTTGAGTTTTCGACTTCAGAGTGAAGAATGATCGGATTGTGTTTGTAATCTCTCGATATCTCAGCCCATAAACATAGGGGCTCACGGCTTTTGGTAACATCAGAATATCATTTACTGACACAATGATCCAGATTGCTGCCTGGGTCTCAGTCGGGTGCATTCCATAAATCACTACCCCGACTACCAGCACAGCCAGAGGGGAGAAATAAAGAAGCAACAGCACTGAATGGATGAGATAGGTCTGTTTTGCCCTTGAGTTGTTCACCCATATGCCCAATGTCTTTGTTTTGCAGTATAACATTATATAGAAACTTGATATCAGTACTAAGCAAGTTAGAAAATAGAGGAATACAATGCCAAAAGAACATTTTAACAAAAATGCTCCAAATGGAGAAGACAAAAGCACCAAGGGTGCCACACACATTGTGAATGAGGAAAATGGATTCTTCTGTGTCCACAGCATTATTATGAGCAGAACAGAAGAAAGGCTGACGGAGATAATCCATATGCAAGCAATGATCTTAATTGCTCTAGAACGGGATAAAAGTAGTGGATAGTGAAGAGGCCAGCCAATGGCCACGTAGGTGTCCACCACCATAGCAGTGATTGTTAGAATTCCATTCGAATATGCCACAGTTAGCAGGAACAAGATCAATTCACAAACTACTTTGGGCATTCCAGCTCTCACCGTATTGAGGATGGCAACAAAGGTGTtcagtattgaatagattaaatcaTTCGTCATAGTGTTGGCAAGCAGAAGGTACCTGGTCTCCTGGCGAAGACTGCTATTTGAAAAGATGGCCATCAGCACCAGAGGAGTGGCCAGTAGGGAGGCAAAAAGACAGACGGCAAGAGGAATGACCAAACCATTCATTCCCTGCTGAGACATAGCAAGAAATGATCTCTGGGCCAGGTTACGTAAGGCACGGAGTTCTGCAGTGTGGGAGACGTTTATGGAGTACTGCTCTGTAGCCGCTTCTTCCCGCAGAAGAGACATCACATTGGAAGAATCACAATTTTCACATTTAGTTATATTCATTTTGTACAGATTAACGTAAATTCACAGTTCCAAAGACCTGCTTGCTTGTATCCCGAATTCCAATGGCTTTCAGCGTCTTTCACTTATTTTAAAGTTCTGGCTATAGCCAAGTCTCTATCTGAATATTTTCTGCAGATATGCCAACAGCCAGATATAAGTTACACCTGTAAATTCCTTGAACACCAGAAAAAGTAAATACTTCCAAAGAAAATTGCAGAAACCATTCACATTCTGCGTGAGGCACCAACCTAATTTTGAAGCATTTCTCAGTTAGTTTCCCAAGCAACGTGCTTAAAAGTCAGTTCGTAGAAGCTGAAGAAAGCAGAGAttgagatttttcacagtgccaCTTCATCTCATTCCATCAGGGTACAAAACCCCACCTTCCTCATATGGATAATATTGACCACAATCCTCACAGAAATGTTGTGAGTACTGCACTAGGATTCACTTTCAAATGAGATGAGATTTCAGCAGAATCTCCGTTCAACTTACTGCTTTTGTATCCCTGTCCGTTATTACCTTTGACTAACTATTTGATTTGACGCTTCAGTTCACACACACTGTGCGTGACCAATTCAAGTGAACAATATGTTCTGTTTTCTCAGACCAGCCTCTGTATATACATTATTTGGTTCAGGACATATTCATAATGGCCAGGATATGAACTTGAACAATCAATTTTCAATTACAGTTTTGTAATTTCAGAAACACCTTCTGTAAGCCATCTCGAAAGATGACCATTTAATGCCATGAGCTGCAGCAATTTCCTGGTGTAAAAAACTGGGTACAGggactcaaagcacttcacaacCAGAGGACACTGgaggaaaatatttaattgatgGATGATGAGACGCATTTAACATTACACCTTTTTATATCAAAAATATACTTCATTCATAATATATACAGCAAATACATTTGGAACAATACTTTCTGCATTCATTGTGGCATCAGTTTAATATATTATCTTACAATGTGTCAGGGTATTTCTTGCTTCCTCTTTTAACAATGCATCTGCAAGGCATTGACATGTTGTGGGCCCAAGCAGAAGACTCTGACGTCATTCAAGTTCACCGAGGCCTTGTCCTGAATGTCCCGAATGCCTGGCATCGTTACCACTCTTACATCTATGTCCTTTCTGCTGGATTTGGTAAAAGGCTTAATGCAACCCAGGAACAAGGCATGGGAGAGTGGGCAGTACGCCTGACTCCAGATGATGGGGAAGCCCTCTGTTTCCTGTCCATTAATTTGGACGGCACTACTGTTGCCCCTGTTGAGTTATTGGGTCCAAGTCCTAATTCCCTCCCCAAAACCAAATCTGATGATAAAGAGCACGTCCATTGTCAATTTGTGCAATATTCTGGATGGCAGGACAGGAAGTGGGGTTGCATTCCCCGCAATTGCATGGGAAGTTAAGTTGATGTCAAATAGACAATTGCTGGTGGAAAGGGAACAGCAAGTCAGGGAGCCATGATAAGTACATCCCCTTTCCTGAATGGTAAAAAGGGAGTACTTCACAATGATACCACTCATCATCGTCCTCTTGTTAACATCAAAGGATTACATTCATCACAAACCTTACAGAGAAATGTACCTCACCCCCAGGGAGACTACTGCACTTCTTCCAATTTAATGTAACCCAAACAGACCTTCCAAGTACATTTGCACTTCTTCCAATCTAATGGTTTGGACTAAAAACTCTAATAAGAGAACAACCAACATGGATGGATGACCATGTTGCAGAATGTCATTCAGCCCGCACTGGTAACCCTAAACTACCCGTAGCCTGCTGCTTTAATCCTCTGCCCTATTCCCACCCTGGCCACTCTAACTTCGACCTTCCACATTACTCCAACAACGTCCAACAGAAGGTCATGGAACATTTGTCTGAGTACATTGAAGCTCTCAAGACGTAAGTGTGACTTTAACAATTTTGTGTAACTTCTCCTTTATTCTGTTCTCTCCATTGATGTAAGTATATCTTaatgtttcttcttttttcttcatttctgtctccatctgccagtttttaaAGTAATTGATACCTTGACTACTTACTCAGCCTCCCTCTTTGCTCTCTCAGTTATCACCCTCTCCAGAATTTCTTATGCTCATTTTCCAGAAGTTGTTTGATCAACTTAGAAGATaatgcagatgcattggtcatttTTTTCCAAGCCCTAACTTGGGAGTTGCAGCATTGGATTTGAATATTGCAAATGCTGCAGCTTTAGTTAGAAGGAAGGAAATAAGAAATGAAGTCAGTGCAAACCGGTAAATCAAGTATCCGTTCTGATGAAGCGTCTTTGATCTGTTTCCTCTTTAAACAGGTGCTGCTTGAGTAATAAGTCATAGGGTCacgcagcatggaaacaggctattcagcccattggtcatgctgaccaagatgctccATTCAGTCTATTCCCAACTACTAGCACTTGGCCCATTagcttctaaacctttcctatccatgtagctgtccaactgccttttaaaagttgttactgTACCTTCCTCTGACAGCTGATTCCACGTAgataccactctttgtgtaaaaaaagtttcccctcaagttcctCTTAAATCCTTCCCCTATCACTTTGAACCTGTGTCTTCTAGTTCTTGATActccaaccctggggaaaaaatgaGCATACGTACCCTGCCTATGATTTTATATACATCTCTATAAAATCACCTCTCAAGTCTCCTACGCTCTAAGGAATTGAGTCTGAGCCTATCCGACCTCTCCCTATGACTTAGTTCCTCAAAttttggcagcatccttgtagatctttcctgcactctttccagtttaataacatcttttctTTAGCATAGAgactaaaactgaacacaatgctccaaatgcagGCTCACTAGAATCTTGTACCTCCACACCATGAACTCCAcgccaacttttatactcattttcctgacttctgaaagctaatacgccaaaagctttctttatcctATCTCCCCAtgactccactttcagtgaaccatGTACTTGTGCTCTGTGATCTAAGATCCCTCTtttctacaacactccctaggTCCTGTTGTTCACTGTGAAAGTCGTTCCTGGActtgattttccaaaatgcaacacctcgtcCTTCTCCAagctgaactccatttgccattccttgacCCACTTATTCATCTGATCCAGATCACCCTGTAAtaaggtagtgtagtggttagcataaggCTTTACAGTACCCGTgacccggggttcaattcccgccactgcctgtaaggaggttgtacgttctccccgcgatcgCGCgtgtttccttcgggtgcttcagtttcctcccacattccaaagaccaactagttagtaggttaattggtcattgtaaattgtcctgtgattgggctcggGTGTGGgcggcgtggctcgaagggctggaagggcctattctgtgctgtatctcaataagtaaataatttttgatcatcttctctgttcactgtaccacctattttagtgtcatctgcaaacttactgaccaTGCCTTGTACATTCTTGATCAaaccattgatacagatgacaaacaacaatgggatGAGTCCTCCCAGTATtgagttttctttttgtttcatcTGCAGCACCGGTAGTTTTGTTTGTTTACCTTCTAGTACCCATTGCAGGGAAGTTACCAGAAACTTGCCATGGACTGAGTGAAGAGCACTCAGAAAAATGAGTGCTGGTCAGAATTAATCAGCAGTGAATTGATAATTACGTTGATAACCAGATAACTGATGTGGTTTAGTTATCTGAAGGATATGCTGATTATTGGAGTTCCTGCAGATAGGTGGGAAGGCTCTGTACATCTGAGATGTTCATAGAATCATAAAGTTCATTGcagaggaataggccctttgacccaattcatctgtgccaaccatgatgcccatctacactaattcCATCATCCTGCATTCGCCCATGTTGCTCACAATCTTGTGAAGTCCTGTCATTGTATTAGCCTCTACCAATTCCTTTGGTGGCTTATTGCATACGACCACCACTGCCTATGTGAAAAGCTTGCTCTCAGAGGTCCTTGAAATGCTTCTCCTCTCATGTTAAATCAATGACCTCTGGTTTTAAACTACCACACTATAGGAATATCTCTGACAATCTATCCTATACCCTACCCCTGCCCCCGCACCATCTTTTAATGAATAACATTGGTTGTGTTTCCAAATTTGTTGAAAGTAGCCTAGTTGGAAAGAAGTTAGACAGATACATTAACTGACTGGGAAAGTTTGTGGAAAatctgaggagggatgaggtaatCCTACTTTACCCAAGAGAAAAAGACCAGGCCTAAATGGTAAGAAAGGCAGCTGAAGGGCAAAGAGATCATGTGGTCCGTGcacacacacatcactgaaaGCTAGTTGATAGGTGCAAATAGAAAGTTCATAGGCCAATGCACTTTTACCTTCAGAGAGCTGACTTGAGAAGGTAGTAAGATTTACACTAATGCAGGTTGGAACACAGCTGGAGTCCTCCATTAATGACACTGGAGATcccacagatactggaaatctggagcaacaccttCAAGATGCAGGAGAACTGAGCAAGAGGGGCAGCGTCTTTGGAAGGGCACAACCCGTCATGGTTCGGGCCCAAGCTTGGTACCTGAGAGGTGGGATGTtaccattgaaacattgaaaaggGCTAAATTATGAGGAAGATAATGATTTATGCAGCTTGGAAAAGTAACGTCTGGCTTTTTTGGTACTCATCAACGGAGGAATCAGCTGCACAGATGGTAGGGTGGATGGCTTATCTCTGTTACGTAAACTGCAGGTGACTAATGTAGGCATAACGTGTGTACAAGAGTAGCTTGCACAGAGGTTATGCCTACATTACCTCTGAGAGGAAAACTTTAATTGCAGGTAAGTTGATATAGTTTAGTGACAGAGAATAATCTTCCCACAAATTATTTATTGACTACTGTTTCTAGATGAGGTAGGTGACCATAAGCTCAGTTTAGTAAGCAGGGGTAACTTTGTTTATAAAGTGCCCCCTTCAGAAGCAGAAGTAATTACTGTAGCAACACAATCTCTGAATAGTGACGACAGCAATTAGGTTAAGTTACCGGACCAGGAACTCTGTCATCAGATCTGAGTTCAAATCCTGCCATGGTAATAGTGGAATGTAGATCCAATGTTGATTTGGAATAACAACTAAAGTTAGTAATAATAACCACAGACTATTcgattgtcattaaaaaaatccATCTGGTTCACTAATACCCTTCAAGGAAGACATCTGCTTCTCTTCTCTGCCCTAGCATTGACAAGCTCCCCGAAAATGAACGATGAAACCTGAATTAACACAATatcattttatttattgattgagatacagtgtggaataggcccttctggccctttgagccatgctgtccAGTAACCCCCAATATAATcccagcctgatcacaggacaatctacaatgaccaatgaacctactaactggtacgtctttggaccgtgggaggaaacccacgcggtcacagggagaacatacaaaccccttacaggcagtggtgggaattgaacctgggttacttGTACTGTaaggcgttgtgctaaccacgatgCTAGCATGCCGCCCCTTTAACCCATGAGGCACCAGAGTATTTACTGATATAGCTAATACCTGCCAGCAATTACTTTGATCCCAACATCAGCAGTCCAAAATGCATTCTCCCCCCAAAAAAATGTTGACCACCGCATTCCGGAATCTGCTGCAAACTCCTTTCTTTTTCTCAAACTAGTTCTCTCTCTAATTCTGCCTGATTGGTGGGGAAGTGCTTATGGTTGCAATCAAGGCCCCAACATGAACGTAGGGAAGATTCAAAGCAATGCAGAATGTCACTGATGTCCAATCTCtctgtttcttttatttttaGAAGCCAAAATACAATGGCTCCTCACTGAATTGTAAATCTGTGTGGGATATTTTTGAAACTTAAACCCAATCTTATCTATAAAGACTATGCTACATGGACTCAGTTTTACCTCTGGGGTGAAAGATTGGTTTATTTGATGAAATGCTACTTCTCAAAGTATAAGAGTAAAGTTGTCTCAAGCCCAATAACACCACACATGTAAGGTGTCCAGCAGAGCTCCTGCTTAACCCAAGAATTCCTTGCGGCCACTCCTGCTCCAACACACCTGCTGAAGAAAGATGCGAGGGCCTGTGTTTTGGGTTACGTGACAGAGGACTCTGATCTACAGGCTGTACCCAGGGACGGACACACAGATGGGCATCAAGTGATGCTGGCAGATCATGAACTCAGTGAAAGGTGCCCTTCGGTCGGCCCGAAACCTGTTGGATTGCCAACACATTGAAATATCCATAGAGGAACGCTGCCGGCTGGCGCACTCCGAGCTGCAGgggtacgtgctgagggacgcactgaagTTGGTGCAGTCACTGCAAGGACTCAGTGGCGA is a window of Hemitrygon akajei chromosome 3, sHemAka1.3, whole genome shotgun sequence DNA encoding:
- the LOC140724575 gene encoding probable G-protein coupled receptor 148, with translation MNITKCENCDSSNVMSLLREEAATEQYSINVSHTAELRALRNLAQRSFLAMSQQGMNGLVIPLAVCLFASLLATPLVLMAIFSNSSLRQETRYLLLANTMTNDLIYSILNTFVAILNTVRAGMPKVVCELILFLLTVAYSNGILTITAMVVDTYVAIGWPLHYPLLLSRSRAIKIIACIWIISVSLSSVLLIIMLWTQKNPFSSFTMCVAPLVLLSSPFGAFLLKCSFGIVFLYFLTCLVLISSFYIMLYCKTKTLGIWVNNSRAKQTYLIHSVLLLLYFSPLAVLVVGVVIYGMHPTETQAAIWIIVSVNDILMLPKAVSPYVYGLRYREITNTIRSFFTLKSKTQVRPL